One genomic segment of Funiculus sociatus GB2-C1 includes these proteins:
- a CDS encoding DJ-1/PfpI/YhbO family deglycase/protease produces the protein MTVSNNNTSKKKVAILIENGVEDFEFQVPYKALQMAGMEVVVLGSRMNENYIGKQGKLSMKPDGTTTEAIALDFDAVIIPGGMAPDTMRTNPNTVRFVQDAMEAGKLVAAVCHGPQVLIEGDLLKGKQATGFFSIRKDMMNAGANYVDEPVVIDGNLITSRQPGDLPIFTTAILSRLGYGGKEAALPNENDITAEWWKLADSWGGSTKGDIVKGLNTALTGERYSQETFEQYAEKTSDPELRSLLQDMIQNKQGHIQMLESRIKELGENLSIPAQAADKYAKLKTALQGSDDTDLLRRTMGDLQTGVVDVNNLRVKFTDPVTTAILTQIEVELSKYEQCLASLYKARMASGEVMPAKPTSAPAVKM, from the coding sequence ATGACAGTTAGCAATAATAACACCAGTAAGAAAAAAGTAGCTATCCTCATCGAGAACGGTGTGGAAGATTTTGAATTTCAAGTGCCTTACAAAGCGCTACAAATGGCGGGAATGGAAGTGGTTGTACTCGGTTCTCGGATGAACGAGAACTATATTGGTAAACAAGGCAAATTGTCAATGAAACCGGATGGCACGACAACAGAAGCGATCGCGCTTGATTTCGATGCTGTGATTATCCCCGGTGGCATGGCTCCCGACACAATGCGGACAAACCCGAATACAGTCCGCTTCGTACAAGACGCAATGGAAGCAGGAAAACTGGTGGCCGCTGTTTGTCACGGGCCGCAAGTTTTAATTGAAGGCGACTTGCTGAAAGGTAAACAAGCTACTGGCTTCTTTTCCATCCGCAAAGACATGATGAATGCGGGTGCAAATTATGTAGATGAACCAGTGGTAATTGATGGCAACTTGATTACTTCTCGTCAACCGGGAGATTTGCCAATTTTCACCACAGCAATTCTCAGCCGTCTTGGTTACGGTGGCAAAGAAGCGGCTTTACCAAATGAGAACGATATAACTGCGGAATGGTGGAAACTAGCCGATTCTTGGGGTGGCTCTACCAAGGGCGATATTGTTAAAGGGTTGAATACAGCTCTGACGGGTGAGCGTTATTCGCAAGAAACATTTGAGCAGTATGCGGAAAAAACTTCAGATCCGGAGTTGCGATCGCTTCTGCAAGACATGATTCAAAATAAGCAGGGTCACATCCAGATGCTGGAATCTCGCATCAAAGAACTGGGTGAAAACCTCTCGATCCCGGCGCAAGCTGCTGATAAATATGCCAAATTGAAAACTGCCCTCCAAGGTAGTGATGATACCGATTTGTTGCGTCGGACAATGGGCGATCTCCAAACTGGTGTTGTGGATGTCAATAACCTGCGGGTGAAATTTACCGATCCAGTTACAACTGCAATTTTGACGCAGATTGAAGTGGAACTTTCAAAGTATGAGCAGTGTTTAGCATCCCTCTACAAAGCACGCATGGCAAGTGGAGAAGTTATGCCTGCTAAGCCGACAAGCGCTCCTGCTGTGAAGATGTAA
- a CDS encoding SDR family NAD(P)-dependent oxidoreductase — protein sequence MSRRLEGKVAIITGAGAGIGEAIAHKFAKLGATVVVNGLPDDPINEVTEAIKHYGGKAIAYAGDISEETHAQACVKTAIDHFGRLDILVNNAGVFLATAETQDYPIDIFDKTIRMNIRSAFLMTKYALPHLQKTHGNIVSAGSEAGFNGIARNSPYGGTKGWMHSFMKGVAVEQAKYGVRANCVCPGAIDTAWTHKETGPMDAKMEKMLINATPMARRGTAEEMANVYAFIASDEASYVTGALWLADGGVTVAKGSVGEETPEELRAEPQGELRLDHSREGLENKEVQTVS from the coding sequence GTGAGTAGAAGGTTAGAAGGTAAAGTTGCCATTATCACGGGCGCAGGTGCGGGAATAGGAGAAGCGATCGCGCACAAATTTGCCAAACTTGGTGCCACAGTTGTTGTTAATGGACTCCCCGACGACCCCATCAATGAGGTGACAGAAGCGATTAAGCACTATGGTGGAAAAGCGATCGCTTACGCGGGTGATATTTCTGAAGAAACCCATGCCCAAGCTTGTGTAAAAACAGCAATTGATCATTTTGGGCGATTGGATATTTTAGTAAATAATGCAGGTGTTTTTCTCGCGACTGCGGAAACTCAGGATTATCCAATCGATATTTTTGATAAAACCATACGGATGAATATCCGTTCCGCGTTTTTGATGACAAAGTATGCTCTACCGCACTTACAAAAAACGCACGGTAACATCGTCTCCGCTGGTTCTGAGGCTGGTTTCAATGGAATAGCAAGAAATTCCCCATATGGCGGTACAAAAGGCTGGATGCACTCATTTATGAAAGGCGTTGCTGTTGAGCAAGCCAAGTATGGTGTCCGCGCTAATTGTGTTTGTCCCGGTGCAATTGATACTGCTTGGACGCACAAAGAAACGGGGCCAATGGATGCAAAAATGGAAAAAATGTTGATTAATGCAACTCCGATGGCTCGACGCGGTACAGCGGAAGAAATGGCAAATGTTTATGCTTTTATTGCCTCGGATGAAGCAAGTTATGTTACGGGTGCTTTGTGGTTAGCTGATGGCGGTGTCACAGTCGCCAAAGGAAGTGTAGGCGAAGAAACTCCAGAGGAATTGCGTGCTGAACCGCAAGGAGAACTCCGTCTAGATCATTCCAGGGAAGGGCTAGAAAATAAAGAAGTTCAAACTGTTAGTTAG
- a CDS encoding SRPBCC family protein: MASSQDIVPSNQPEGSSSSNVSDVERWGSLISGGAMVLMGLRQRSLRGALMAIAGGSLVYHGAKADKSIQDTIQEKAAMSDSIKVEKTVTINKPADELYRFWHNFENLPNFMKHLKSVTVYNETRSHWIANAPLGASVEWDADIINQKENEFIAWASAEDADIDNSGFVRFTPAPNNRGTEVKVVIEYNPPGGAVGAAIAKLFGEAPQQQIGDDLRRFKMLMEAGEIATTEGQPSGRS; this comes from the coding sequence ATGGCATCAAGTCAAGATATCGTACCCAGTAATCAGCCGGAAGGTAGTAGCAGTAGCAATGTGTCAGATGTTGAACGTTGGGGTTCGCTAATTAGCGGCGGCGCAATGGTGCTAATGGGTTTAAGACAACGTTCTCTGAGGGGAGCCTTGATGGCGATCGCAGGCGGAAGTTTAGTTTATCACGGCGCAAAAGCAGATAAAAGCATTCAAGACACCATACAGGAAAAAGCGGCCATGAGTGACAGCATTAAAGTTGAAAAAACTGTAACGATAAACAAACCAGCAGACGAACTTTATCGCTTTTGGCATAACTTTGAGAACCTGCCCAACTTTATGAAGCATCTCAAGTCTGTGACAGTTTACAATGAGACGCGATCGCACTGGATAGCTAATGCACCCTTGGGCGCAAGTGTGGAGTGGGATGCAGACATAATTAACCAGAAAGAAAACGAGTTTATTGCGTGGGCTTCTGCTGAAGACGCAGATATTGATAACTCTGGTTTTGTTCGGTTTACGCCTGCACCAAACAATCGCGGTACAGAAGTAAAAGTCGTCATTGAGTATAACCCGCCCGGTGGTGCAGTTGGGGCAGCGATCGCTAAACTTTTCGGTGAAGCACCACAACAGCAAATCGGAGACGATCTCCGCCGCTTTAAAATGCTCATGGAAGCTGGCGAAATTGCCACCACAGAAGGTCAACCTTCCGGAAGAAGTTAA